The following coding sequences are from one Collimonas arenae window:
- the gcvP gene encoding aminomethyl-transferring glycine dehydrogenase: MTQSRPALEDLAQHADFIERHIGPDTTQQKAMLTALGFDSIEALIKRVVPSAILEKQPLALGSPRSEAETLAALRQIASKNQMFKSHIGMGYYNCHTPTVILRNLLENPAWYTAYTPYQPEISQGRLEALLNFQTMVTDLTGMEIANASLLDEATAAAEAMVFCQRLSKSKSTTFFVSQDCYPQTIDVLRTRAAPTGIEVVVGDHRKDLERLDCFGVLLQYPTLNGEIHDYADTVRLAHGKQALVVVAADLLALTLLTPPGEFGADVVIGSAQRFGVPLGYGGPHAAYFATRDAHKRVMPGRLVGVSIDSRGEPAYRLAMQTREQHIRREKATSNVCTAQVLLANIASMYAVYHGPQGLKTIAQRVHRLTAILAEGIRRLHHTVPTAAFFDTITVHTGGHTQDIHAAARGQQVNLRLIDDGSIGISLDETTTRADVEALWQIFAVGKPLPSFDQLEAEAEEKIPSGLQRGSAYLSHPVFNSHHSETQMLRYLRALADKDLALDRSMIPLGSCTMKLNATTEMIPVTWPEFGSMHPFAPLNQAQGYQQLVADLEHMLCVCTGYDAVSLQPNAGSQGEYAGLLAIRAYHQSRGEGKRNICLIPSSAHGTNPATAHMAGMQVVVVQCDAQGNVDVGDLRAKADQHAGDLAALMITYPSTHGVFEEAIGEICDIVHAHGGQVYIDGANMNAMVGLCAPGKFGGDVSHLNLHKTFCIPHGGGGPGVGPIGVKSHLAPFLPGHRMMESGIAPVSAAPWGSASILPITWAYITLMGAQGLKQASEIAILNANYIVHRLAPHYPILYTGSNGLVAHEGIIDLRPLKDKTGVTVEDVAKRLIDYGFHAPTMSFPVAGTLMIEPTESESKEELDRFCDAMIAIREEIRAVENGDITAEQTALRHAPHTTQDLTDEWQRSYSREQAVFPLKSLRQDKYWPPVGRIDNVYGDRNLVCSCPPMSDYE; encoded by the coding sequence ATGACACAATCACGGCCTGCTCTAGAAGATCTGGCGCAACACGCCGATTTCATTGAACGCCACATCGGCCCGGATACCACCCAACAAAAGGCCATGCTGACTGCACTTGGTTTCGATTCAATCGAAGCCCTGATCAAGAGGGTCGTTCCCAGCGCAATCCTGGAAAAACAGCCGCTTGCTCTTGGCTCCCCGCGTAGCGAAGCCGAAACGCTGGCGGCGCTGCGCCAGATTGCCAGCAAGAACCAGATGTTCAAGTCGCATATCGGCATGGGTTATTACAACTGCCATACGCCGACCGTCATCCTGCGTAACCTGTTGGAGAATCCAGCCTGGTACACCGCCTACACGCCGTATCAACCTGAAATTTCACAAGGTCGGTTGGAAGCGCTGTTGAATTTCCAGACCATGGTGACTGACCTGACCGGCATGGAAATCGCCAATGCGTCCCTGTTGGATGAGGCGACTGCCGCAGCTGAAGCGATGGTGTTCTGCCAGCGCCTGTCGAAAAGCAAGAGCACTACATTCTTTGTGTCGCAAGACTGCTATCCGCAAACCATCGACGTGTTGCGCACCCGCGCTGCGCCGACCGGGATCGAGGTGGTGGTCGGCGATCACCGCAAGGACCTGGAGCGGCTCGACTGCTTCGGCGTATTGCTGCAATACCCAACCTTGAACGGCGAAATCCACGATTACGCCGACACCGTGCGCCTGGCGCATGGCAAGCAGGCGTTGGTGGTTGTCGCGGCTGATTTGTTAGCGTTAACCCTGCTGACGCCGCCGGGCGAATTCGGCGCCGATGTGGTGATTGGCAGCGCCCAGCGCTTCGGTGTACCGCTCGGCTACGGCGGCCCGCACGCCGCATACTTTGCCACCCGCGATGCGCACAAGCGCGTGATGCCCGGACGGCTGGTCGGCGTCTCCATCGACAGCCGCGGCGAACCCGCCTATCGCCTGGCGATGCAGACCCGCGAACAACATATCCGTCGCGAAAAAGCCACCAGTAACGTTTGTACAGCGCAGGTGCTGCTGGCTAATATCGCCAGCATGTATGCGGTCTACCACGGTCCGCAAGGCCTGAAGACCATCGCCCAGCGCGTGCATCGCCTGACCGCGATCCTGGCGGAGGGTATTCGCCGCTTGCATCACACTGTGCCGACGGCAGCATTCTTCGACACCATCACCGTGCATACCGGTGGCCATACCCAGGACATCCACGCTGCGGCACGTGGCCAGCAAGTCAACCTGCGCCTGATCGACGATGGCAGCATCGGCATTTCGCTGGACGAAACGACGACGCGCGCAGATGTCGAAGCGCTGTGGCAGATTTTTGCGGTCGGCAAGCCGCTGCCTTCGTTTGACCAGCTGGAAGCCGAGGCGGAAGAAAAGATTCCATCCGGGCTGCAGCGCGGCAGCGCCTACCTGAGCCATCCGGTGTTTAACAGCCACCATTCGGAAACCCAGATGCTGCGCTATCTGCGCGCGCTGGCCGACAAGGACCTGGCGCTGGACCGCAGTATGATTCCGCTCGGTTCCTGCACCATGAAGCTGAACGCTACCACCGAGATGATCCCGGTCACCTGGCCTGAGTTCGGTTCCATGCATCCGTTTGCACCGTTGAACCAGGCGCAGGGTTATCAGCAACTGGTGGCGGACCTGGAACACATGTTGTGCGTGTGCACCGGCTACGATGCGGTGTCGTTGCAGCCGAACGCCGGTTCGCAGGGCGAGTATGCCGGCCTGCTGGCGATTCGCGCCTATCACCAGAGCCGCGGCGAAGGCAAACGCAACATCTGCCTGATCCCGAGTTCGGCGCACGGCACCAATCCTGCGACCGCCCACATGGCGGGCATGCAGGTCGTGGTAGTGCAATGCGATGCGCAGGGTAACGTCGATGTCGGCGACTTGCGCGCCAAGGCTGATCAGCACGCCGGCGACCTGGCGGCGCTGATGATCACTTATCCGTCGACCCACGGCGTGTTTGAAGAAGCGATCGGCGAAATCTGCGACATCGTGCATGCGCACGGCGGCCAGGTATATATCGACGGCGCCAACATGAACGCGATGGTCGGTCTGTGCGCGCCGGGCAAGTTCGGCGGCGACGTCTCGCATCTGAACCTGCACAAGACATTCTGCATTCCGCACGGCGGCGGCGGTCCTGGTGTCGGTCCGATCGGCGTCAAGAGCCATCTGGCGCCATTCCTGCCTGGGCACCGGATGATGGAAAGCGGCATCGCGCCGGTGTCTGCGGCTCCTTGGGGCAGCGCCAGCATTCTGCCGATCACCTGGGCTTACATCACGCTGATGGGTGCGCAAGGCTTGAAGCAGGCCAGTGAAATCGCGATTTTGAACGCCAACTACATCGTGCACCGGCTGGCGCCGCATTATCCGATCCTGTACACCGGCAGCAATGGCCTGGTGGCGCATGAAGGCATCATCGACCTGCGGCCGCTGAAGGACAAAACTGGCGTCACTGTGGAAGACGTCGCCAAGCGTTTGATCGACTACGGTTTCCATGCGCCGACCATGTCGTTCCCGGTGGCTGGCACATTGATGATCGAGCCGACCGAAAGCGAATCGAAAGAGGAGCTGGACCGCTTTTGCGACGCCATGATTGCCATCCGCGAAGAAATCCGCGCGGTAGAGAACGGCGATATCACGGCCGAGCAGACAGCATTGCGGCATGCGCCGCATACGACGCAGGACCTGACCGACGAATGGCAGCGCAGCTACTCGCGCGAGCAAGCGGTGTTCCCGTTGAAGTCGCTGCGCCAGGATAAATACTGGCCACCAGTCGGACGCATCGACAACGTCTACGGCGACCGCAACCTGGTCTGTTCCTGCCCGCCGATGTCGGATTACGAATAG
- the gcvH gene encoding glycine cleavage system protein GcvH: MSQVKYTVEHEWLRVESDGVVTVGITDFAQGHLGDLVFVQLPEVGVELAKGDEAAVIESVKAASEINMPVAGTVTEINEALADEPGKINEDPLGAGWFFKMKVNDVAELNSLMDEAAYAAMIKGQA; encoded by the coding sequence ATGAGTCAGGTGAAATACACAGTTGAGCACGAATGGTTGCGCGTTGAGTCGGATGGTGTGGTCACTGTCGGCATCACCGACTTTGCCCAAGGACATCTGGGTGACTTGGTATTCGTACAACTGCCTGAAGTCGGCGTTGAACTCGCCAAGGGCGACGAAGCTGCAGTGATCGAATCGGTCAAGGCCGCGAGTGAAATCAATATGCCGGTTGCCGGCACGGTCACTGAAATTAATGAGGCTTTGGCTGATGAACCCGGCAAGATCAACGAAGATCCGCTGGGCGCCGGCTGGTTCTTCAAGATGAAGGTGAATGATGTGGCCGAGTTGAACAGTCTGATGGATGAAGCGGCTTATGCAGCCATGATCAAGGGCCAGGCTTAA
- a CDS encoding cupin-like domain-containing protein — protein sequence MTQLLGPAFKLVEEIDVSQLDQVGGFGHRTQPLLVKGALRNWPASQNWSFEKLAELRNKDGSEPTRKFQNGLVEQGETQERPLLPIAPYLRELAGLAGQPVSEEVGLLPNRRRRLLQPDEEFHLNWAHMQSFTPHRNYLAQWSILEDFPQLRSDFDIQSLWPGWRWTWESVFIGPANTHTGLHRDVPNNWFCQARGVKEFVMFQPSEEAYMSPSKKYDWGATLSSINIARFDEHPEQLRGLEQAKGLYVRVEEGDALFIPKRTWHAVVSLAPSISLAVFGLTAQEILLEGVPTATKDLLHNMHLYRWGHCICHKHLA from the coding sequence ATGACGCAACTACTTGGCCCTGCATTTAAACTCGTTGAAGAAATAGACGTTTCGCAACTCGATCAGGTCGGAGGTTTCGGCCACAGAACCCAGCCATTGCTGGTGAAGGGGGCATTGCGCAACTGGCCAGCCAGCCAGAACTGGTCTTTTGAAAAGCTGGCTGAATTGCGCAACAAGGATGGTTCGGAACCGACTCGTAAATTCCAGAACGGCCTGGTCGAACAAGGCGAGACGCAGGAGCGCCCGCTGTTGCCGATCGCGCCGTATTTGCGAGAACTGGCGGGCCTGGCCGGCCAACCAGTCAGTGAAGAAGTGGGCTTGCTGCCGAACCGGCGTCGCCGGCTGTTGCAGCCGGATGAAGAATTCCATCTGAACTGGGCGCACATGCAGTCGTTCACGCCGCATCGCAACTATCTGGCGCAATGGAGCATCCTCGAAGATTTTCCGCAGCTGCGCAGCGATTTTGACATCCAAAGCCTGTGGCCTGGTTGGCGCTGGACCTGGGAATCGGTGTTCATCGGCCCGGCGAATACCCATACTGGCCTGCACCGCGATGTGCCTAATAATTGGTTTTGCCAAGCGCGCGGCGTCAAGGAATTCGTTATGTTCCAGCCCTCGGAAGAGGCATACATGTCGCCGTCGAAGAAATACGACTGGGGCGCCACTTTGAGTTCGATCAACATCGCCCGTTTCGACGAACATCCGGAACAATTACGCGGGCTGGAACAGGCCAAAGGCTTGTATGTAAGGGTTGAGGAGGGCGATGCCTTGTTCATTCCAAAGCGTACCTGGCACGCGGTAGTGTCGCTGGCACCGTCAATCAGCCTGGCGGTGTTTGGTCTGACTGCGCAGGAGATCCTGCTGGAAGGCGTGCCGACCGCGACCAAGGATCTGTTGCACAATATGCATCTTTATCGCTGGGGACATTGCATTTGCCATAAACACCTTGCATAA
- a CDS encoding crotonase/enoyl-CoA hydratase family protein: MQTVLFDTDASICTITLNKPHKRNAVDRAMAADLHAAFERFEADASLRVAILTGAGDHFCGGADLSAIGDPDLRNELDAEGGGSGPMGPTRMALSKPLIAAVNGYAVAGGLELALLADLRVADEDAVFGVFCRRWGVPLIDGGTVRLPRIIGMARALDMILTGRPVSATEAFEMGLVNRLTRVGGAPAEAQELAHQIASFPQQCMLTDRRSAYEQWDLPLGEALRHEGKQGVPIVLAEGKEGAARFTFGFGRHGRFGDEG; the protein is encoded by the coding sequence ATGCAAACAGTTCTGTTCGATACCGATGCATCGATCTGCACCATCACGCTGAACAAGCCTCACAAGCGCAATGCTGTCGACCGCGCGATGGCGGCCGATTTGCATGCTGCATTTGAACGCTTCGAAGCCGATGCGTCGTTGCGGGTGGCGATACTTACCGGCGCCGGCGATCATTTTTGCGGCGGCGCCGACCTCAGCGCCATCGGCGATCCCGATTTGCGCAATGAACTCGATGCCGAAGGCGGCGGCAGTGGTCCGATGGGGCCGACACGCATGGCGTTGTCGAAACCGCTGATTGCCGCCGTCAACGGCTACGCGGTGGCGGGAGGGCTAGAGCTAGCCTTGCTGGCAGATTTGCGGGTGGCCGACGAAGATGCCGTATTCGGCGTGTTTTGTCGGCGCTGGGGTGTACCGCTGATCGATGGCGGCACGGTCCGGCTGCCTCGTATTATCGGTATGGCGCGTGCGCTCGACATGATCTTGACCGGGCGCCCGGTCAGCGCCACGGAAGCATTCGAGATGGGACTGGTGAACCGACTGACCCGAGTCGGCGGAGCACCGGCTGAGGCTCAGGAACTAGCTCACCAGATTGCCAGTTTTCCGCAGCAATGCATGCTGACGGATCGGCGCTCCGCTTATGAGCAATGGGATTTGCCGCTAGGCGAGGCCTTGCGGCATGAGGGCAAGCAGGGGGTGCCGATTGTGCTGGCGGAAGGCAAGGAAGGAGCTGCCAGGTTCACCTTCGGTTTTGGGCGACATGGTCGTTTCGGCGACGAAGGATAG
- a CDS encoding NAD-glutamate dehydrogenase, which yields MHSAAEERKQQKLAEMLQFAQDRLSPESFAPMQTFLSDYYSQVGEEQILSRDVADLYGAAVAHWQFARHFNSGTPRVRIYNPRIDENGWESGHSVIEIVNDDMPFLVDSATTEINRLGLTLHAVIHPVFRVWRDASGQIEKIQRASESNGADDGNAKLESHIHIEVDRCTETARMDEILAGVTKVLGDVRAAVEDWRKMQAAANNAIEELKRNASTDAALQTEVAEARAFLEWMVDDHFTFLGYHDYELLSNAGENYLQGVSGSGLGILRDILSNADDVDMTKLPIAAQGVIDARSPIFITKANMRSTVHRPGYLDYVGVKRYDADGKVIGERRMVGLYTSTAYTVPTGEIPLVRRKVAAVLARAGFVPKGHLAKTLATILEQYPRDELFQVDEDELFDTAMGILRLEERQRTRLFVRRDAFGRYVSCLVFVPRDRFNTELRERIQNLLLEAFKGDSLEFTPLLSESVLARMQFTVRTQPGNVIDVDVAELEERIVQATRRWQDDLAEALLEHRGEEQGNRLLRRYAASFPAGFREDYAARSAVRDIELLEAARQNAGLAMNLYRPIEAGPASLRLKIYRAGKAMALSQSLPMLEHMGVKVNEERPYKIDLQDGEPAWIHDFGMQTADDSEVEIDRIKDVFEEAFGRVWSGEADNDDLNRLVLRARLTWREVTILRAYARYLRQVGSTFSNAYIEQALTANPAIARKLVELFLARFDPAQARDARSEAKVAALLQQTEAAMDQVPNLDEDRILRQFLGVIGATLRTNYFQRGADGKPKSYLSFKFDPSKVPGLPAPKPMFEIWVYSPRFEGVHLRGGKVARGGLRWSDRREDFRTEVLGLVKAQMVKNAVIVPVGSKGGFVLKSAPPASDRDAYLREGVECYQTFLRGLLDLTDNLVDGKVVPPLDVVRYDPDDPYLVVAADKGTASFSDYANAISAEYGFWLGDAFASGGSVGYDHKKMGITARGAWESVKRHFRELGVNTQEQDFTVVGIGDMSGDVFGNGMLLSQHIKLLAAFDHRHIFLDPNPDSAASFAERERLFALPRSSWADYSAALISKGGGIYPRTLKTIPLSPEVQAALGISAAELPPTELIRAILLAQVDLLYNGGIGTYIKASRESHAQVGDRTNDAIRVNGAELNCKVVAEGGNLGCTQFGRIEFAQKGGRICTDAIDNSAGVDCSDHEVNIKIMLGLIVGEGEMTEKQRNKLLAEMTEEVGLQVLTDNYYQTQALSVAGRRAPTLLEPEARLMRFLERAGRLDRAVEFLPSEEECADRKTAKQGLATPERAVLMAYNKMWLFEELLASELLEDSFIAGSLTAYFPQPLRARYPEAMQRHPLAREIIATYLVNTLTNRVGSTFVHHLAEESGASPAEVVRASVIAREVFEFEEIWHDIDLLDNVVPDVLQAQMLIDVGALIEQASFWFLHRHGKGETISGTVERFRQAANQLGPQLVSLLAASDADALKAKRDKLIQAGVSEVLARRVASAELIGAVLDIAEVAASTGRSLELVASVYFALDLNLNFGWMRERVTGLPADTHWQTLARSALQSDLTGLQRTLTANVIQLSPTLDQAQEMVEAWQASCKTPLERYRRLLTDFQMGGNVDLAMLSVAAREMRELK from the coding sequence ATGCACAGCGCCGCCGAAGAAAGAAAGCAGCAGAAACTGGCAGAAATGCTTCAATTTGCCCAAGATCGCTTGTCGCCGGAAAGTTTCGCGCCAATGCAGACCTTCCTGAGCGATTATTACTCGCAGGTCGGCGAGGAACAGATACTCAGCCGCGACGTCGCCGATCTTTACGGCGCTGCGGTAGCGCACTGGCAGTTTGCACGGCATTTCAACAGCGGCACGCCGCGCGTGCGTATCTACAACCCGCGTATCGATGAAAATGGCTGGGAATCCGGCCATAGCGTGATCGAAATCGTCAATGACGACATGCCGTTCCTGGTCGATTCCGCCACCACCGAAATCAATCGGCTCGGTCTAACCCTGCACGCAGTGATCCACCCGGTATTTCGCGTCTGGCGTGATGCCTCCGGCCAGATCGAGAAGATCCAGCGCGCTAGCGAAAGCAATGGCGCGGACGATGGCAATGCAAAGCTCGAATCGCATATTCACATCGAGGTAGACCGTTGCACCGAAACCGCAAGGATGGATGAAATCCTCGCCGGCGTGACCAAGGTGTTGGGCGATGTTCGGGCCGCGGTCGAGGATTGGCGCAAGATGCAGGCGGCGGCTAACAATGCAATCGAGGAATTGAAGCGCAATGCGAGCACGGACGCGGCATTGCAGACCGAAGTTGCCGAAGCGCGGGCGTTCCTGGAGTGGATGGTCGACGATCATTTCACTTTTCTTGGCTATCACGACTACGAACTGCTGAGCAACGCCGGCGAAAACTATCTACAGGGAGTCAGCGGTTCCGGCCTGGGCATATTGCGCGATATCTTGAGCAATGCCGACGATGTCGACATGACAAAGCTGCCGATTGCTGCACAAGGCGTGATCGATGCCCGTTCGCCGATTTTCATCACCAAGGCCAACATGCGCTCCACCGTGCATCGTCCGGGTTATCTCGATTATGTCGGCGTCAAGCGTTACGATGCCGACGGCAAGGTGATCGGCGAGCGACGCATGGTTGGCCTCTACACATCAACCGCCTACACCGTGCCCACCGGCGAGATTCCGTTGGTGCGGCGCAAGGTGGCGGCGGTGCTGGCGCGTGCCGGCTTTGTACCGAAAGGACATTTGGCCAAGACTTTGGCCACCATCCTCGAGCAGTACCCGCGCGACGAATTGTTCCAGGTCGACGAAGATGAGTTGTTCGACACCGCGATGGGCATCCTGCGGCTCGAAGAGCGCCAGCGTACCCGCCTGTTTGTGCGGCGTGATGCGTTCGGCCGGTACGTGTCCTGCCTGGTGTTCGTACCACGCGACCGCTTCAATACCGAACTACGCGAACGTATCCAGAACCTGCTGCTGGAAGCCTTCAAGGGTGATAGCCTGGAATTCACGCCTTTGCTATCGGAATCGGTCCTGGCGCGCATGCAGTTCACCGTGCGCACCCAGCCTGGCAACGTGATCGATGTCGATGTCGCTGAACTGGAAGAGCGCATCGTACAGGCGACGCGGCGCTGGCAAGATGATCTGGCCGAAGCCTTGCTGGAGCATCGCGGCGAGGAGCAGGGCAATCGCCTTTTGCGGCGCTATGCGGCATCGTTTCCGGCCGGTTTTCGCGAAGATTATGCAGCCCGTTCAGCAGTGCGCGACATAGAACTGCTGGAAGCCGCGCGACAAAATGCCGGCCTGGCGATGAACCTGTACCGGCCGATAGAAGCCGGTCCGGCCTCGCTGCGCCTGAAAATCTATCGCGCCGGCAAGGCGATGGCGTTGTCGCAGAGCCTGCCGATGCTGGAACACATGGGCGTCAAGGTCAATGAGGAGCGGCCGTACAAGATCGATCTGCAAGATGGCGAGCCGGCATGGATACATGATTTCGGCATGCAGACTGCGGACGATAGCGAAGTCGAGATTGACCGCATCAAGGATGTATTCGAAGAGGCGTTCGGCCGTGTCTGGAGCGGCGAGGCTGACAATGACGATCTCAACCGGCTGGTGTTGCGCGCGCGCCTGACCTGGCGTGAAGTGACTATTCTGCGCGCCTATGCGCGTTACCTGCGGCAGGTCGGTTCGACCTTCAGCAACGCCTACATCGAGCAGGCGCTGACCGCCAATCCGGCGATTGCGCGCAAGCTGGTGGAGCTGTTCCTGGCACGTTTCGATCCGGCGCAGGCCAGGGATGCCAGGTCGGAAGCAAAGGTTGCCGCGCTGCTGCAGCAAACCGAGGCAGCGATGGACCAGGTGCCGAATCTCGATGAGGACCGTATTCTGCGTCAGTTTCTCGGCGTTATTGGTGCGACGTTGCGCACCAACTACTTCCAGCGTGGCGCCGATGGCAAGCCGAAATCCTATCTGTCTTTCAAATTCGATCCGTCGAAAGTGCCGGGCCTGCCTGCACCGAAGCCGATGTTCGAGATTTGGGTGTATTCGCCACGTTTTGAAGGCGTGCACCTGCGCGGTGGCAAGGTCGCGCGCGGCGGCTTGCGCTGGTCTGACCGGCGCGAAGATTTCCGCACCGAGGTGTTGGGGCTGGTCAAGGCGCAAATGGTCAAGAATGCGGTCATCGTGCCGGTTGGATCGAAGGGCGGTTTCGTGCTCAAGAGCGCACCGCCTGCCAGCGACCGCGATGCCTATCTGCGCGAGGGCGTCGAATGCTATCAGACCTTTCTGCGCGGATTGCTCGACCTGACCGATAATCTGGTGGACGGCAAGGTCGTGCCGCCGCTCGATGTGGTGCGCTACGATCCGGACGATCCGTATCTGGTGGTGGCGGCTGACAAGGGCACTGCCAGCTTTTCCGATTACGCCAACGCCATTTCCGCCGAATACGGCTTCTGGCTGGGCGATGCGTTCGCTTCCGGCGGTTCGGTCGGCTACGATCACAAAAAAATGGGAATCACCGCAAGAGGCGCCTGGGAATCGGTCAAACGCCATTTCCGCGAGCTTGGTGTTAATACTCAGGAGCAGGATTTTACAGTGGTTGGCATCGGCGACATGTCGGGTGACGTGTTCGGCAATGGCATGCTGCTGTCGCAGCACATCAAGCTGCTGGCGGCCTTCGATCATCGCCATATCTTCCTCGATCCCAACCCCGATTCTGCCGCCAGTTTCGCTGAGCGCGAGCGTTTGTTCGCATTGCCGCGATCCAGCTGGGCCGATTATTCCGCCGCACTGATTTCTAAAGGGGGCGGCATCTATCCGCGCACGCTCAAGACGATTCCATTGTCGCCTGAAGTACAGGCCGCGCTTGGTATCTCCGCTGCAGAGTTGCCGCCTACCGAACTGATCCGCGCCATCCTGCTAGCCCAGGTGGACCTGCTCTACAACGGCGGCATCGGCACCTATATCAAGGCCAGCCGTGAAAGCCACGCGCAGGTCGGCGACCGCACCAACGACGCGATCCGCGTCAATGGCGCTGAACTCAACTGCAAGGTGGTGGCCGAAGGCGGCAACCTCGGCTGTACCCAGTTCGGGCGGATCGAGTTCGCCCAAAAGGGCGGCCGCATCTGTACCGACGCCATCGACAATTCGGCCGGCGTCGATTGTTCAGACCACGAAGTCAACATCAAGATCATGCTGGGCTTGATCGTTGGCGAAGGCGAGATGACCGAGAAGCAGCGTAACAAGTTGCTGGCGGAAATGACCGAGGAGGTCGGCCTGCAAGTGTTGACCGATAACTACTACCAGACCCAGGCCCTGTCGGTCGCTGGCCGCCGCGCGCCGACCCTGCTGGAGCCGGAGGCGCGCCTGATGCGCTTTCTCGAGCGCGCCGGACGGCTCGACCGTGCCGTCGAATTCCTGCCGTCGGAAGAAGAATGCGCCGACCGTAAAACCGCCAAGCAAGGCCTGGCGACACCGGAACGCGCTGTGCTGATGGCGTACAACAAGATGTGGCTGTTTGAAGAATTGCTCGCTTCCGAATTGCTGGAGGATTCATTCATCGCCGGCTCGTTGACCGCCTACTTCCCGCAGCCGTTGCGCGCGCGTTATCCGGAGGCAATGCAGCGTCATCCGCTGGCGCGCGAAATCATTGCAACTTATCTGGTCAACACCTTGACCAACCGGGTCGGCAGCACCTTTGTTCACCATCTGGCGGAAGAAAGCGGCGCTAGTCCGGCCGAGGTGGTGCGCGCCAGCGTCATTGCCCGCGAGGTATTTGAGTTCGAGGAAATCTGGCATGACATCGACTTGCTCGATAATGTCGTGCCGGACGTCTTGCAGGCGCAAATGCTGATTGATGTCGGCGCTCTGATAGAACAAGCCAGTTTCTGGTTCCTCCACCGTCATGGCAAGGGCGAAACCATCAGTGGCACCGTGGAACGCTTCCGCCAGGCCGCCAACCAGCTCGGCCCGCAATTGGTGAGTTTGCTGGCCGCCAGTGATGCCGATGCGCTCAAGGCCAAGAGAGACAAGCTGATACAGGCTGGCGTCTCGGAAGTTTTGGCGCGGCGGGTCGCCAGCGCCGAACTGATCGGCGCCGTGCTGGACATTGCCGAAGTTGCGGCATCGACCGGCCGCAGCCTTGAGCTGGTCGCCAGTGTCTATTTTGCGCTCGATCTCAACTTGAATTTCGGCTGGATGCGCGAGCGGGTCACCGGATTGCCGGCGGACACGCACTGGCAAACCCTGGCACGTAGCGCGCTGCAGAGCGATCTGACTGGATTGCAGAGAACTCTGACGGCAAATGTGATCCAGTTATCGCCGACGCTCGACCAGGCGCAGGAAATGGTCGAAGCCTGGCAAGCCTCATGCAAGACGCCGCTGGAACGCTATCGCCGCCTGCTGACCGATTTTCAGATGGGAGGTAACGTCGACCTGGCGATGCTGTCGGTGGCGGCACGGGAAATGCGGGAATTAAAATGA
- a CDS encoding alpha/beta fold hydrolase, whose translation MRHPLAAGLSGLLLATAFAGAMAQAPQAAPTYGPELQGFAYPYALQHYIFESQGERLHMGYMDVAAAGKPNGRTAVLMHGKNFCGATWEQTIKTLSEAGYRVIAPDQIGFCTSSKPEYYQYSFQQLVFNTHALLEQLGVKQATLIGHSTGGMLATRYALLYPEQVTQLVLVNPIGLEDWKALGVPYRTVDQWYERELKLTADGVRKYEQSTYYVGRWKPEYERWVTMLAGLNQGPGHRLVAWNSALLYDMIFTQPVVYEFKNLGMPTLLMIGDADTTAIGSDIAPPEVKAKIGHYNLLGKQVAKLIPASTLVEFAGKGHAPQMEDPVAFHQALLEWLNHH comes from the coding sequence ATGCGTCATCCATTAGCCGCTGGCCTGTCCGGCTTGTTGTTAGCCACCGCGTTTGCCGGCGCAATGGCGCAGGCACCGCAAGCCGCGCCAACTTACGGCCCTGAGCTGCAGGGCTTCGCTTATCCCTATGCGTTGCAACATTACATTTTCGAATCGCAGGGAGAGCGCCTGCACATGGGGTACATGGATGTTGCCGCCGCTGGCAAGCCGAACGGCCGCACCGCCGTGCTGATGCACGGTAAAAATTTCTGCGGCGCGACCTGGGAGCAGACCATCAAGACCTTGAGCGAGGCCGGCTATCGGGTGATCGCGCCGGATCAGATCGGCTTTTGCACCTCGTCCAAGCCCGAGTACTATCAGTATTCGTTCCAGCAATTGGTGTTCAATACACATGCCTTGCTGGAGCAACTTGGGGTGAAGCAGGCCACGCTCATCGGCCATTCCACTGGCGGCATGCTGGCTACCCGCTATGCGTTGCTGTATCCGGAACAGGTCACGCAGTTGGTGCTGGTCAATCCGATTGGCCTGGAAGACTGGAAGGCGCTCGGTGTGCCGTATCGCACTGTGGATCAATGGTACGAACGGGAACTGAAGCTGACAGCCGACGGCGTGCGCAAGTACGAGCAAAGCACCTACTATGTCGGCCGCTGGAAGCCGGAGTATGAACGTTGGGTGACCATGCTGGCGGGACTTAACCAAGGACCCGGCCATCGTCTCGTGGCGTGGAACTCGGCGCTGCTGTATGACATGATCTTTACCCAGCCGGTGGTCTATGAATTCAAGAATCTGGGCATGCCGACACTGCTGATGATTGGCGATGCGGATACTACGGCGATAGGTAGCGATATCGCGCCACCCGAGGTGAAGGCGAAGATCGGCCACTACAATCTGCTGGGCAAGCAGGTTGCCAAATTGATTCCGGCATCAACGCTGGTGGAATTTGCCGGAAAAGGCCATGCGCCGCAGATGGAAGATCCTGTCGCCTTTCATCAAGCCTTGCTCGAATGGCTGAATCATCACTGA